Proteins encoded by one window of Arabidopsis thaliana chromosome 2, partial sequence:
- a CDS encoding uncharacterized protein (Expressed protein; FUNCTIONS IN: molecular_function unknown; INVOLVED IN: biological_process unknown; LOCATED IN: plasma membrane; Has 35333 Blast hits to 34131 proteins in 2444 species: Archae - 798; Bacteria - 22429; Metazoa - 974; Fungi - 991; Plants - 531; Viruses - 0; Other Eukaryotes - 9610 (source: NCBI BLink).) has protein sequence MIFSLFRRCCRSTSAVIDEPSLGHDSSVSGDSVRSDVSVDSGVSTDSGDSAAPTRWSPSLPPILEGDETESDHQNSRVSHAWWLNKLLKRFR, from the coding sequence atgattttttctctATTCCGTCGATGTTGCCGTTCCACCTCCGCTGTGATTGACGAGCCATCGCTAGGCCATGACTCAAGTGTCTCAGGTGACTCAGTTCGCTCAGATGTCTCAGTTGACTCAGGTGTCTCAACTGACTCAGGTGACTCAGCAGCGCCTACACGGTGGAGTCCGTCTTTACCTCCGATATTGGAAGGTGACGAAACCGAGAGTGACCACCAAAACTCGAGAGTCTCACATGCTTGGTGGTTAAACAAATTACTGAAGAGATTCCGATGA
- a CDS encoding GPI inositol-deacylase C, putative (DUF1218) (Protein of unknown function (DUF1218); FUNCTIONS IN: molecular_function unknown; INVOLVED IN: biological_process unknown; LOCATED IN: endomembrane system; EXPRESSED IN: 18 plant structures; EXPRESSED DURING: 9 growth stages; CONTAINS InterPro DOMAIN/s: Protein of unknown function DUF1218 (InterPro:IPR009606); BEST Arabidopsis thaliana protein match is: Protein of unknown function (DUF1218) (TAIR:AT4G21310.1); Has 170 Blast hits to 169 proteins in 14 species: Archae - 0; Bacteria - 0; Metazoa - 0; Fungi - 0; Plants - 170; Viruses - 0; Other Eukaryotes - 0 (source: NCBI BLink).) — protein sequence MTKIGGILVCLVIVGLDVAAAILGIQAEVAQNQVKHMRLWLFECREPSQDAFRLGLGAAAILVMAHVLLNLVGGCLCICSQDEFQRSSSTRQISMACLVLTWIVFAVGFGSIVIGTMSNSKSRSSCGFTHHHFLSIGGILCFLHALFCVAYYVSATAAKDEAK from the exons ATGACAAAGATAGGAGGTATTCTTGTTTGTCTAGTCATTGTGGGCTTAGATGTAGCTGCTGCAATCCTCGGAATCCAAGCTGAAGTCGCCCAAAATCAG GTGAAGCACATGAGGCTTTGGTTATTTGAGTGCAGAGAGCCGAGCCAGGACGCGTTCAGGCTCGGTCTAGGTGCAGCCGCGATATTGGTAATGGCTCATGTCCTACTTAACTTGGTCGGAGGCTGTCTTTGTATTTGCTCTCAAGACGAGTTTCAAAGATCTTCTTCCACTAGACAAATCTCCATGGCTTGTCTTGTCCTCACTTG GATCGTATTCGCTGTTGGATTTGGGAGTATAGTGATTGGGACGATGTCGAACAGTAAGTCAAGATCCTCTTGTGGATTCACACATCACCATTTTCTCTCCATTGGAgggattttgtgttttcttcatGCCCTCTTCTGTGTTGCTTATTACGTTTCTGCCACTGCGGCCAAAGATGAAGCTAAGTGA
- the BAM6 gene encoding beta-amylase 6 (beta-amylase 6 (BAM6); FUNCTIONS IN: cation binding, beta-amylase activity, catalytic activity; INVOLVED IN: cellulose biosynthetic process, carbohydrate metabolic process, polysaccharide catabolic process; LOCATED IN: chloroplast; EXPRESSED IN: 14 plant structures; EXPRESSED DURING: 8 growth stages; CONTAINS InterPro DOMAIN/s: Glycoside hydrolase, family 14, conserved site (InterPro:IPR018238), Glycoside hydrolase, family 14 (InterPro:IPR001554), Glycoside hydrolase, catalytic core (InterPro:IPR017853), Glycoside hydrolase, family 14B, plant (InterPro:IPR001371), Glycoside hydrolase, subgroup, catalytic core (InterPro:IPR013781); BEST Arabidopsis thaliana protein match is: beta-amylase 5 (TAIR:AT4G15210.1); Has 842 Blast hits to 841 proteins in 166 species: Archae - 0; Bacteria - 87; Metazoa - 0; Fungi - 0; Plants - 690; Viruses - 0; Other Eukaryotes - 65 (source: NCBI BLink).), producing MTSVLGMMNPNLINGRNLHKGSSIFVQDKETKKRVQWRLSIKEGSLRTHQATASSATEPKATEFNTTTYEDKMLTNYVPVYVMLQLGVITNDNVLENEESLKKQLKKLKQSQVDGVMVDVWWGIVESKGPKQYQWSAYRNLFAIVQSFGLKLQAIMSFHRCGGNIGDDVNIPIPKWVLEIGDSNPDIFYTNKSGNRNKECLSLSVDNLSLFRGRTAVEMYRDYMKSFRENMEDFISSGVIIDIEVGLGPAGELRYPSYSETQGWVFPGIGEFQCYDKYLRSDYEEEVRRIGHPEWKLPENAGEYNSVPGETEFFEYSNGTYLKEEGNFFLSWYSKKLLLHGDQILDEANKVFLGCKLKIAAKVSGIHWWYKTESHAAELTAGYYNLKNRDGYRAIAKIMRRHHAILNFTCLEMKNTEQPAKAKSGPQELVQQVLSSGWREGIEVAGENALPRFDRNGYNQIILNARPNGVNQDGKPRMFGFTYLRLSDKLLNEPNFSTFKMFLKRMHANQEYCSEPERYNHELLPLERSRNDESLEMFMEETEPFDPFPWLDETDMSIRPFESVLSLLRSTFLRKKS from the exons ATGACAAGCGTATTAGGAATGATGAACCCTAATCTGATCAACGGAAGAAATCTCCACAAAGGATCTTCAATTTTTGTACAagataaagaaactaaaaaacgAGTCCAATGGAGATTATCAATCAAGGAGGGATCTCTAAGAACGCATCAAGCCACTGCTTCTTCTGCAACAGAACCAAAG GCGACAGAGTTCAATACGACGACGTATGAAGACAAAATGTTGACCAACTATGTTCCTGTCTACGTCATGCTTCAGCTTGGAGTCATCACGAACGATAACGTTCTTGAAAACGAAGAGAGTCTCAAGAAACAGCTcaagaaactgaaacaaagTCAAGTAGATGGAGTGATGGTTGACGTATGGTGGGGAATCGTTGAATCAAAAGGTCCAAAGCAATATCAATGGAGTGCTTATAGAAACTTGTTTGCGATCGTACAAAGCTTTGGACTAAAGTTACAAGCTATAATGTCGTTTCATAGATGTGGAGGCAACATAGGAGACGATGTCAACATCCCGATACCGAAATGGGTACTCGAAATCGGGGATTCGAATCCGGATATCTTCTATACGAACAAGAGTGGTAATAGAAACAAAGAGTGTTTGTCTCTCTCTGTAGATAACTTGTCTCTCTTCAGAGGACGAACAGCTGTTGAG ATGTATAGAGACTACATGAAGAGCTTTAGAGAGAACATGGAAGATTTCATAAGCTCTGGAGTTATAATAGACATTGAAGTAGGGCTTGGTCCTGCTGGAGAGCTTAGATATCCTTCTTACAGTGAGACTCAAGGATGGGTTTTTCCAGGAATTGGGGAATTTCaa TGTTATGACAAGTATCTAAGATCAgactatgaagaagaagttagaagAATCGGGCATCCAGAGTGGAAACTTCCGGAAAACGCAGGCGAATACAACAGTGTTCCaggagaaacagagtttttcGAGTACTCGAATGGGACTTACCTTAAGGAAGAAGGAAATTTCTTCTTGTCATGGTACTCCAAAAAGTTACTTCTCCATGGTGATCAGATTCTTGATGAAGCTAATAAAGTATTTCTCGGGTGTAAACTCAAGATAGCAGCAAAA GTCTCTGGAATCCATTGGTGGTACAAAACTGAAAGTCATGCTGCAGAACTTACGGCGGGTTATTACAATCTCAAAAACAGAGATGGTTATCGTGCGATTGCGAAAATAATGCGTAGACATCACGCTATCTTGAATTTCACTTGTCTAGAGATGAAAAACACAGAGCAACCAGCAAAAGCTAAGAGTGGACCTCAAGAACTTGTTCAACAA GTTTTGAGCTCTGGATGGAGAGAAGGGATTGAAGTTGCGGGCGAAAACGCGCTTCCAAGATTCGATAGAAATGGATATAACCAGATCATACTAAACGCAAGGCCTAATGGAGTTAACCAAGATGGTAAACCGAGGATGTTTGGGTTCACATATCTCAGACTGTCTGATAAACTTCTCAATGAACCAAATTTCTCAACGTTTAAAATGTTCTTGAAACGAATGCATGCGAACCAA GAGTATTGTTCAGAGCCTGAAAGGTATAATCACGAGCTGCTTCCGTTGGAAAGATCGAGAAACGATGAATCCTTGGAGATGTTTATGGAAGAAACAGAACCATTTGATCCATTTCCATGGCTGGACGAGACAGACATGAGTATTAGACCCTTTGAGAGTGTACTGTCTCTATTGCGAAGCACATTTTTGAGAAAGAAGTCCTAG
- a CDS encoding EXS (ERD1/XPR1/SYG1) family protein (EXS (ERD1/XPR1/SYG1) family protein; FUNCTIONS IN: molecular_function unknown; INVOLVED IN: biological_process unknown; LOCATED IN: integral to membrane; CONTAINS InterPro DOMAIN/s: EXS, C-terminal (InterPro:IPR004342); BEST Arabidopsis thaliana protein match is: EXS (ERD1/XPR1/SYG1) family protein (TAIR:AT5G35730.1); Has 838 Blast hits to 834 proteins in 189 species: Archae - 2; Bacteria - 0; Metazoa - 243; Fungi - 250; Plants - 230; Viruses - 0; Other Eukaryotes - 113 (source: NCBI BLink).), with translation MFGGVLSMPVNNPHLRKSGSRHIVTNLGDNDLKTASMLLSTYAKLQTPIFLRSLKVALYIGGLYVCGKVGLESVMKMGVETRELFFYETFLYYNPLLLITLMVWLWGVNLWVFSRSGVDYAAIFYLGSDHLSHREIWKCARWMTIIILTSMTAYLYLYSHGDVKLAASQPVVLYFSAVIILIIPFNIFYMSSRYYLLWTFWRILFPVHAVTFSDFFLADILTSMSKVLSDLERSVCRMVHRQVATVAWFEADSVCGSHSAAIPLVLVLPYLFRLFQCIRQYKDSKDIANIYNAGKYLTAVPVIFLSALKYYIDPDTWTYSIQPAWILSGLANTFFSFFWDILRDWDLSVFTRIFKFTRPNLFSHLLYGRRWVYVWVIGSNLVLRWTWTYKLSAHLRNNYITVFIITALEIYRRFQWAFFRIENVWYKINNPKHTAHQSNPLSLQHDIDSEHEKLLAHSHSPGV, from the exons ATGTTTGGGGGTGTCTTGTCTATGCCTGTCAATAATCCTCACTTGCGCAAATCTGGAAGTAGACACATCGTCACTAATCTCg GAGATAATGACTTGAAGACTGCAAGTATGCTTCTGAGTACTTATGCGAAATTGCAAACTCCTATATTCCTTCGAAGTCTCAAG GTTGCTCTGTATATTGGTGGTCTTTATGTTTGTGGAAAG GTTGGATTGGAATCTGTAATGAAAATGGGCGTAGAGACAAGAGAACTGTTCTTTTATGAGACATTTCTGTATTATAACCCTCTCCTTCTCATT ACGCTGATGGTCTGGCTCTGGGGTGTTAATTTGTGGGTTTTTTCTCGGTCTGGAGTAGATTATGCAGCAATCTTTTATCTAGGATCAGATCATCTTAGTCACAGAGAGATATGGAAG TGTGCCAGGTGGATGACAATAATTATATTGACTAGCATGACTGCCTATCTGTATCTATACTCGCACGGAGATGTAAAGTTGGCTGCATCTCAACCA GTGGTTTTGTATTTCTCAGCTGTGATTATTCTGATAATCCCTTTCAATATCTTCTACATGTCGTCTCGCTACTATTTGCTTTGGACTTTTTGGCGAATACTCTTCCCTGTGCAT GCAGTGACTTTTTCAGACTTCTTTCTAGCTGATATCCTGACTTCAATGTCAAAG GTTTTGTCGGATTTAGAACGTTCAGTATGTCGTATGGTCCATCGACAG GTGGCTACTGTTGCATGGTTTGAAGCTGATTCGGTTTGCGGGAGTCATTCTGCTGCAATTCCCTTGGTTCTTGTTCTACCTTATCTTTTCCGGCTGTTCCAATGCATTCGTCAGTACAAAGATAGCAAGGACATTGCAAACATCTACAATG CTGGGAAGTATTTAACAGCGGTGCCTGTCATCTTTCTCTCAGCCCTCAAGTATTATATCGATCCAGATACATGGACTTACTCCATACAGCCGGCATGGATCCTCTCTGGTCTAGCTaacactttcttctccttcttttggGATATATTACGCGATTGGGATCTAAG TGTCTTCACTCGGATTTTCAAATTCACCAGACCAAATCTTTTCTCCCATCTACTATATGGACGCCGTTGG GTATATGTTTGGGTAATCGGAAGCAATCTGGTACTAAGGTGGACATGGACATATAAGTTATCTGCTCATCTCCGTAACAACTACATAAcggtcttcatcatcactgcCTTGGAGATTTACAGGCGATTCCAATGGGCGTTTTTCCGTATAGAGAACGTGTGGTATAAAATCAACAATCCCAAGCATACTGCTCATCAATCTAATCCTCTTTCACTCCAACATGATATCGACAGTGAACATGAGAAATTACTCGCGCATAGTCACAGCCCCGGTGTATAA
- the UCC1 gene encoding uclacyanin 1, translating to MSCTKHHHLLIYLSVLLSIFPQKEKGYKKIMASREMLIIISVLATTLIGLTVATDHTIGGPSGWTVGASLRTWAAGQTFAVGDNLVFSYPAAFHDVVEVTKPEFDSCQAVKPLITFANGNSLVPLTTPGKRYFICGMPGHCSQGMKLEVNVVPTATVAPTAPLPNTVPSLNAPSPSSVLPIQPLLPLNPVPVLSPSSSTPLPSSSLPLIPPLSPALSPATAAGTSLPLFPGSPGSSSSTTSTKTVGTFPSSTTGTTADLAGADSPPADSSSAAKTLVLGFGFMVAMMLHLF from the exons ATGTCATGCacaaaacatcatcatctcttgATCTATCTTTCAGTTCTCTTGTCAATTTTcccccaaaaagaaaaaggatatAAGAAGATAATGGCATCTAGAGAAATGCTGATCATAATCTCGGTCCTCGCTACTACACTCATTGGTTTAACAGTAGCTACTGACCATACCATTGGTGGTCCTAGTGGTTGGACTGTAGGAGCTAGTCTTCGAACTTGGGCTGCAGGACAAACATTTGCTGTTGGAGACAATCTTG TTTTCTCCTACCCTGCTGCGTTCCACGACGTCGTTGAAGTCACAAAACCCGAATTCGATAGCTGTCAAGCGGTTAAACCGCTTATAACGTTTGCTAATGGAAACTCCTTGGTTCCTCTTACTACTCCTGGAAAAAG GTACTTCATTTGTGGAATGCCGGGACATTGTAGCCAAGGGATGAAACTTGAAGTAAACGTTGTTCCAACCGCAACCGTAGCACCAACCGCACCGCTTCCAAACACCGTCCCATCTCTAAACGCGCCTTCACCTTCTTCTGTTCTACCTATTCAACCTCTTTTACCTCTTAACCCTGTCCCAgttctctctccatcttcttctactccaCTTCCTTCCTCCTCTCTGCCTCTCATTCCTCCACTTTCTCCGGCACTATCTCCGGCTACTGCAGCGGGGACTTCTCTGCCGTTATTCCCAGGCTCACCAGGTAGCTCTAGCAGCACAACATCCACCAAAACCGTCGGGACCTTCCCTTCTAGTACTACCGGTACAACGGCCGATCTTGCTGGCGCAGACTCTCCTCCGGCTGACTCCTCCTCTGCCGCGAAAACACTTGTTTTAGGATTTGGATTCATGGTTGCTATGATGCTTCATTTGTTCTAa
- the UCC1 gene encoding uclacyanin 1 (uclacyanin 1 (UCC1); FUNCTIONS IN: electron carrier activity, copper ion binding; LOCATED IN: anchored to membrane; EXPRESSED IN: 7 plant structures; EXPRESSED DURING: F mature embryo stage, petal differentiation and expansion stage, D bilateral stage; CONTAINS InterPro DOMAIN/s: Plastocyanin-like (InterPro:IPR003245), Cupredoxin (InterPro:IPR008972), Blue (type 1) copper domain (InterPro:IPR000923); BEST Arabidopsis thaliana protein match is: Cupredoxin superfamily protein (TAIR:AT2G26720.1); Has 7686 Blast hits to 4254 proteins in 462 species: Archae - 22; Bacteria - 692; Metazoa - 1349; Fungi - 628; Plants - 1950; Viruses - 176; Other Eukaryotes - 2869 (source: NCBI BLink).): MASREMLIIISVLATTLIGLTVATDHTIGGPSGWTVGASLRTWAAGQTFAVGDNLVFSYPAAFHDVVEVTKPEFDSCQAVKPLITFANGNSLVPLTTPGKRYFICGMPGHCSQGMKLEVNVVPTATVAPTAPLPNTVPSLNAPSPSSVLPIQPLLPLNPVPVLSPSSSTPLPSSSLPLIPPLSPALSPATAAGTSLPLFPGSPGSSSSTTSTKTVGTFPSSTTGTTADLAGADSPPADSSSAAKTLVLGFGFMVAMMLHLF; this comes from the exons ATGGCATCTAGAGAAATGCTGATCATAATCTCGGTCCTCGCTACTACACTCATTGGTTTAACAGTAGCTACTGACCATACCATTGGTGGTCCTAGTGGTTGGACTGTAGGAGCTAGTCTTCGAACTTGGGCTGCAGGACAAACATTTGCTGTTGGAGACAATCTTG TTTTCTCCTACCCTGCTGCGTTCCACGACGTCGTTGAAGTCACAAAACCCGAATTCGATAGCTGTCAAGCGGTTAAACCGCTTATAACGTTTGCTAATGGAAACTCCTTGGTTCCTCTTACTACTCCTGGAAAAAG GTACTTCATTTGTGGAATGCCGGGACATTGTAGCCAAGGGATGAAACTTGAAGTAAACGTTGTTCCAACCGCAACCGTAGCACCAACCGCACCGCTTCCAAACACCGTCCCATCTCTAAACGCGCCTTCACCTTCTTCTGTTCTACCTATTCAACCTCTTTTACCTCTTAACCCTGTCCCAgttctctctccatcttcttctactccaCTTCCTTCCTCCTCTCTGCCTCTCATTCCTCCACTTTCTCCGGCACTATCTCCGGCTACTGCAGCGGGGACTTCTCTGCCGTTATTCCCAGGCTCACCAGGTAGCTCTAGCAGCACAACATCCACCAAAACCGTCGGGACCTTCCCTTCTAGTACTACCGGTACAACGGCCGATCTTGCTGGCGCAGACTCTCCTCCGGCTGACTCCTCCTCTGCCGCGAAAACACTTGTTTTAGGATTTGGATTCATGGTTGCTATGATGCTTCATTTGTTCTAa
- a CDS encoding CCT motif family protein (CCT motif family protein; FUNCTIONS IN: molecular_function unknown; INVOLVED IN: biological_process unknown; LOCATED IN: cellular_component unknown; Has 8 Blast hits to 8 proteins in 2 species: Archae - 0; Bacteria - 0; Metazoa - 0; Fungi - 0; Plants - 8; Viruses - 0; Other Eukaryotes - 0 (source: NCBI BLink).), giving the protein MNDDWDWEGFYDEIEDFLKIFGEPETPALLGDAETTLPLNINPRPEPVPSQFQYQPPPPQLPLSSSLHAIQDLDQSRQFGYNEPNVSLCETSNRTAQFQRGHFHYQELNTPFATESLNSLLASTEANQNLYTVPPHNFGYGEPIGSLYETSNRTYQLQRGHSHYQELYTPSVEFQTLFPLPPLNINFNEPGGGGSSIAADSSQQQFSSNLPMWHENQLNIGSFDSGPSSSTVKTNKIIMNKLYHQMNLIH; this is encoded by the exons ATGAATGATGATTGGGATTGGGAGGGTTTTTATGATGAGATAGAGGATTTTCTCAAGATATTCGGAGAACCAGAG ACACCAGCGTTACTAGGAGATGCAGAAACGACACTTCCGTTGAACATCAATCCTCGTCCCGAGCCTGTACCATCTCAATTTCAA TACCAACCACCGCCACCACAACTGCCGTTATCGTCTAGTTTACACGCTATACAAGATCTTGATCAGTCTAGGCAATTTGGATACAACGAGCCAAATGTTTCTTTATGTGAAACAAGCAACAGAACTGCTCAGTTTCAACGTGGACACTTTCACTATCAG GAACTAAACACACCATTTGCAACAGAGAGCTTAAATTCTTTATTGGCCTCCACTGAAGCGAACCAGAACTTATACACAGTGCCACCACATAATTTCGGATATGGTGAGCCCATTGGTTCTTTATATGAAACTAGTAACAGAACTTATCAGCTTCAACGTGGACACTCTCACTATCAG GAACTATACACACCATCAGTTGAATTTCAGACGTTATTCCCACTGCCACCTCTTAATATTAATTTCAATGAgcctggtggtggtggttctTCAATTGCTGCTGATTCTAGTCAACAACAATTCAGCTCAAATCTACCTATGTGGCATGAAAATCAGTTGAACATAGGCTCTTTTGACTCTGGACCTTCCTCTTCTACAGTG aaaacCAACAAGATCATCATGAACAAGTTGTACCACCAAATGAACTTGATCCATTGA
- a CDS encoding CCT motif family protein (CCT motif family protein; CONTAINS InterPro DOMAIN/s: CCT domain (InterPro:IPR010402); BEST Arabidopsis thaliana protein match is: B-box type zinc finger protein with CCT domain (TAIR:AT3G21880.1); Has 35333 Blast hits to 34131 proteins in 2444 species: Archae - 798; Bacteria - 22429; Metazoa - 974; Fungi - 991; Plants - 531; Viruses - 0; Other Eukaryotes - 9610 (source: NCBI BLink).), producing MNDDWDWEGFYDEIEDFLKIFGEPETPALLGDAETTLPLNINPRPEPVPSQFQYQPPPPQLPLSSSLHAIQDLDQSRQFGYNEPNVSLCETSNRTAQFQRGHFHYQELNTPFATESLNSLLASTEANQNLYTVPPHNFGYGEPIGSLYETSNRTYQLQRGHSHYQELYTPSVEFQTLFPLPPLNINFNEPGGGGSSIAADSSQQQFSSNLPMWHENQLNIGSFDSGPSSSTVVSSSSSSSSSSSENQQDHHEQVVPPNELDPLTIQRNQYREEAKQRYFEKKRSRKFVKAHRYESRAQTAAKKKRSRGRFVKNDDEFDNDPPAIQ from the exons ATGAATGATGATTGGGATTGGGAGGGTTTTTATGATGAGATAGAGGATTTTCTCAAGATATTCGGAGAACCAGAG ACACCAGCGTTACTAGGAGATGCAGAAACGACACTTCCGTTGAACATCAATCCTCGTCCCGAGCCTGTACCATCTCAATTTCAA TACCAACCACCGCCACCACAACTGCCGTTATCGTCTAGTTTACACGCTATACAAGATCTTGATCAGTCTAGGCAATTTGGATACAACGAGCCAAATGTTTCTTTATGTGAAACAAGCAACAGAACTGCTCAGTTTCAACGTGGACACTTTCACTATCAG GAACTAAACACACCATTTGCAACAGAGAGCTTAAATTCTTTATTGGCCTCCACTGAAGCGAACCAGAACTTATACACAGTGCCACCACATAATTTCGGATATGGTGAGCCCATTGGTTCTTTATATGAAACTAGTAACAGAACTTATCAGCTTCAACGTGGACACTCTCACTATCAG GAACTATACACACCATCAGTTGAATTTCAGACGTTATTCCCACTGCCACCTCTTAATATTAATTTCAATGAgcctggtggtggtggttctTCAATTGCTGCTGATTCTAGTCAACAACAATTCAGCTCAAATCTACCTATGTGGCATGAAAATCAGTTGAACATAGGCTCTTTTGACTCTGGACCTTCCTCTTCTACAGTG gtatcatcatcatcatcatcatcatcatcatcatcagaaaacCAACAAGATCATCATGAACAAGTTGTACCACCAAATGAACTTGATCCATTGACCATCCAGAGAAATCAATACCGAGAGGAAGCAAAACAGAGATAttttgagaagaagaggagtCGCAA ATTCGTGAAGGCACACCGATATGAAAGTCGAGCACAAACAGCTGCGAAGAAAAAACGAAGCAGAGGTAGATTTGTGAAAAACGATGACGAATTCGACAATGACCCCCCAGCTATACAGTGA